The following are encoded together in the Bacillus cereus group sp. RP43 genome:
- a CDS encoding DUF975 family protein, producing the protein MISQLKREALDALKGKWGLAVGATLLLGILIGAIELLTTGVFSMFWGWEEASESLTVSIIAMLIIGPLTMGAYYLVLNVIRGTNASIGHLFRWFSDGSKFMKAFLTYLLMYVYVILWTLLLIIPGIIKSFSYSMTYFILNDHPEYTANQAITESRRMMNGHKMDYFLLCLSFLGWFILSILTVGIGFLWLAPYFYATSAAFYEEISKEYYKKEGTTF; encoded by the coding sequence ATGATAAGTCAGTTGAAAAGAGAAGCACTTGATGCATTAAAAGGAAAATGGGGATTAGCGGTAGGGGCAACCTTATTACTTGGAATCCTTATTGGAGCTATCGAACTTCTAACCACAGGTGTTTTCTCGATGTTTTGGGGTTGGGAAGAAGCAAGTGAGTCGCTTACAGTAAGTATTATTGCAATGCTTATTATCGGTCCGTTAACAATGGGTGCCTATTACCTTGTTTTAAATGTAATTCGTGGGACTAATGCTAGTATTGGTCATTTATTTAGATGGTTTAGCGATGGAAGTAAGTTTATGAAGGCATTTTTAACATATTTACTAATGTATGTATACGTAATTCTATGGACATTACTTCTTATTATTCCAGGTATTATTAAATCATTTTCTTATTCTATGACGTATTTTATTTTGAATGATCATCCAGAATACACAGCGAATCAAGCAATTACTGAAAGTCGTCGTATGATGAATGGACATAAAATGGATTACTTTTTACTATGCTTAAGTTTCCTTGGCTGGTTCATTTTAAGTATTCTTACTGTAGGAATCGGTTTCTTATGGTTAGCACCTTATTTCTACGCGACATCGGCAGCATTTTATGAAGAGATTTCAAAAGAATATTATAAAAAAGAAGGTACTACTTTCTAA
- a CDS encoding SpaA isopeptide-forming pilin-related protein, with product MQTKSTKRHISMVSLVFLVLFSVLNVWAPVIQAAVMKSPVDDISISRTDGTTSEPYQASDGMKVEVKWSAKEQIKSGDQFTIDMPKEFRKDLMNMNFPLKDAEGKIVGTCEMKKGLLTCTMGDYVEGKNNIKGSLFVEFYFALEAYDGVQKIPLEFNVDGQIVNKEVNVSNTTERPKPQPNTDNLLKWGSYNQEDPSIADWLVYVNATGTEMQDLKLTDTLGPGHELITDSIVLEEAVFEDGYAATNIKPADLSKIKINATKTGFTIEFPDSSKGYILRYKTKITNPAAKPHKNTVKLEGKNIETEEKVGQVFVSGGGGSGSGDNNPPSIDKNIVDENGKLVENQQLTQMEQPIQYQVGTHIPKDPPKYTSMVISDDLEDVLEVLEAKVYDQNGQDITSKGTLTIDKQKSEVTFTFGESFDYKSYEDQIINLNIKAKIKADADLSSYVDKKIPNKAELHFDDNKLTSKEVTVTPPEPPKDGTVAIHKIDAENPNKGLTGAEFEVRNSADKVVAVLKTDENGFSVPQTLAPGTYKVYETVAPEGYQKLKEPVEVTLQAGETKTIEIKNTMQKGQIELKKIDSENGGKALANAEFDVVKDGVVVEHIITDKDGKAISKPLAPGKYILKETKAPEGYQLKEKEFEVNVAGDGIFPITVENAMVNKGSVEITKVDKESGAVLAGVEFEVQDEKGKVVKKVTTDKDGKANVSDLSVGNYKLVETKSLPGYKKLTEPVSFEIKKGMTEVLSLKVENEQLDKGSVEIIKVDKDSQKALAGVVFEVQDEKGKVVKKVTTDKDGKANVSDLSVGKYKLVETESLPGYKKLTEPVSFEIKKGMTEVLSLKVENEQLDKGSVEITKVDKDSQKALEGVVFEVQDEAGKVIKKLTTDKNGKAKVADLSVGKYKLVEVESLPGYKKLTEPVSFEIKKGMIEVLSLKIENEMVDTGNVEITKIDKDNKAPLAGVTFVVQDEKGNEVKKVTTDKDGKANVSDLPVGKYELVEVESLPGYKKLEKPVSFEIKKGMTKSLTFTVENEMVDTGDVEITKIDKDSKAPLQGVVFEVRDSKGKVVTKVTTDKDGKANVSDLSIGKYELVEVETPAGYKPLEKPISFEIEKGRVTALQLTVENELVDSGNVEITKVDKENKDALADAVFEIQDEAGQVVAKITTDKKGHAQVTNLSVGTYKLVEVKAPKGYKQLVDPITFQIEKGMTKSLTLTVENEMLDKGNVEITKVDKDSQKALAGVVFEVQDEAGKVVTEVTTDKEGKAKVSDLSVGKYKLVEKAGLPGYKKLTEPVSFEIKKGMTKVLSLKVENELLDKGSVEITKVDKESGAVLAGVTFEVQDEKDKVVTKVTTDKDGKATISDLSVGKYKLVEVESLPGYKKLAKPVSFEIKKGMTEVLSIKVENELLDKGSVEITKVDKDSQKVLEGVVFEVQDEQGKVVTEVTTDKEGKATISDLSVGKYKLVEKENLPGYKKLTEPVSFEIKKGMTTVLSVKVENELVDKGSVEITKVDKDSQKTLAGVVFEVQDEAGKVVTEVTTDKEGKAKVSDLSVGKYKLVEKAGLPGYKKLTEPVSFEIKKGMTTVLSVKVENELLDKGSVEITKVDKESGAVLAGVTFEVQDEKDKVVTKVTTDKDGKATISDLSVGKYKLVEVESLPGYKKLAKPVSFEIKKGMTKVLSLKVENELVDKGSVEITKVDKESGAALAGVTFEVQDEKDKVVTKVTTDKDGKATILDLSVGKYKLVEVESLPGYKKLAKPVSFEITKGMTEVLSLKVENELVDKGSVEITKVDKDSQKTLAGVVFEIQDEKDKVVTKVTTDKEGKVKVSDLSVGSYKLVEVESLPGYKKLTEPVSFEIKKGMTEVLSLKIENEMIDTGNVEIAKIDKDNKAPLAGVVFEVQDETGKVVTKVTTDKDGKANVSDLSVGKYKLVEVENLPGYKKLEKPVPFEIKKGMTKSLVFTVENEMVDTGNVEITKIDKDSKAPLEGVVFEVRDSKGKVVAKVTTDKSGKANVSDLSIGKYELVEVETPAGYKPLEKPISFEIEKGRITALKLTVENELVDTGNVEITKVDKENKDALADAVFEIQDEAGNVVSKVATDKEGKVKVTNLSVGTYKLVEVKAPKGYKLLVDPITFQIEKGMTKLLDLKVENEMIDTGSVEITKVDKDSQKVLEGVVFEVQDEQGKVVTEVTTDKEGKATISDLSVGKYKLVEKENLPGYKKLTEPVSFEIKKGMTEVLSLKVENEQLDKGSVEITKVDKESGAVLAGVTFEVQDEKGKVVTKVTTDKEGKVKVSDLSVGSYKLVEVESLPGYKKLTEPVSFEITKGMTKVLSLKVENELLDKGSVEITKMAAESKNILSGAVFEVQDEKGKVVARVTTDKEGKAKVSDLSVGNYTLVEVEAPKGYEKLTNPIPFEITKGMISSVQLEVLNKLIPLAPPGPEKPETTEPEKPETPGPEKPETTEPEKPETPGPEKPETTEPEKPGTTDPEKPGTTNPEKPGTTNPEKPGTTNPEKPEKELPKTGQKMPVEPYMGALLVMMSFGLLVLGRKKQR from the coding sequence ATGCAAACAAAAAGTACTAAAAGGCACATTTCAATGGTTTCATTAGTTTTTCTAGTATTATTTTCAGTGCTGAATGTGTGGGCTCCAGTTATTCAAGCTGCTGTGATGAAAAGTCCAGTGGATGATATTAGCATTTCCCGTACTGATGGCACGACATCTGAACCATATCAGGCTTCAGATGGTATGAAAGTAGAAGTGAAGTGGTCAGCTAAAGAGCAGATAAAAAGTGGAGATCAATTCACAATTGATATGCCAAAAGAATTTCGAAAAGATCTTATGAATATGAATTTTCCTTTAAAAGATGCTGAAGGAAAAATAGTTGGTACATGTGAGATGAAAAAGGGTCTATTGACGTGTACTATGGGTGATTATGTAGAAGGAAAGAATAATATTAAAGGTTCTTTATTCGTAGAATTCTATTTTGCTCTAGAAGCATATGATGGTGTCCAAAAAATCCCATTAGAATTTAACGTTGATGGACAAATCGTAAATAAAGAAGTAAATGTAAGTAATACGACAGAAAGACCGAAGCCGCAGCCCAATACAGATAATCTATTGAAATGGGGTTCTTACAATCAAGAAGATCCGTCTATTGCTGATTGGCTTGTATATGTAAATGCAACTGGAACAGAAATGCAAGATCTTAAATTAACAGACACATTAGGACCTGGGCATGAGTTAATTACAGACAGCATAGTATTAGAAGAGGCTGTATTTGAAGATGGTTATGCAGCAACAAATATTAAGCCAGCAGATTTATCTAAAATTAAAATCAATGCAACGAAGACTGGATTTACAATTGAATTTCCAGACAGCTCAAAAGGTTATATTTTAAGATATAAAACAAAAATTACAAATCCTGCTGCAAAGCCTCATAAAAATACAGTGAAATTAGAAGGCAAAAATATTGAAACTGAAGAAAAAGTAGGACAAGTATTTGTAAGTGGTGGGGGAGGAAGCGGTTCAGGTGACAATAATCCACCTAGCATTGACAAAAATATAGTTGATGAGAATGGTAAGCTTGTAGAGAATCAGCAGTTAACACAAATGGAACAACCTATTCAATATCAAGTTGGTACGCATATACCGAAAGATCCGCCTAAGTATACATCAATGGTAATTAGTGATGATTTAGAAGATGTTTTAGAAGTATTAGAGGCAAAAGTATATGATCAAAATGGCCAAGATATTACTTCTAAAGGAACACTAACGATAGATAAACAAAAAAGTGAAGTAACATTTACGTTCGGTGAGAGCTTTGACTATAAGTCATATGAAGACCAGATAATTAACTTGAATATTAAGGCGAAAATTAAAGCTGATGCAGACTTATCTTCTTATGTAGATAAGAAAATTCCTAATAAAGCAGAGTTACATTTTGATGATAATAAATTAACATCGAAAGAAGTAACTGTTACACCGCCTGAACCTCCAAAAGACGGTACAGTAGCTATTCATAAAATAGATGCTGAGAATCCGAATAAAGGGTTAACAGGTGCAGAATTTGAAGTTCGAAATAGTGCGGATAAGGTTGTTGCAGTACTGAAAACGGACGAAAACGGTTTTTCAGTACCTCAAACTTTAGCTCCTGGGACGTATAAAGTTTATGAAACAGTAGCACCAGAAGGATATCAAAAATTAAAAGAACCAGTAGAGGTTACACTTCAAGCTGGAGAAACAAAGACAATTGAAATTAAAAATACCATGCAAAAGGGTCAAATTGAATTAAAGAAAATTGATTCGGAAAATGGTGGTAAAGCATTAGCAAATGCAGAGTTTGATGTAGTAAAAGACGGTGTAGTAGTTGAACATATTATTACAGATAAAGACGGTAAGGCAATCTCTAAACCGTTAGCACCAGGAAAATATATTTTAAAAGAAACGAAAGCGCCTGAAGGATACCAATTAAAAGAAAAAGAGTTCGAAGTAAATGTAGCAGGGGACGGCATATTCCCAATAACAGTAGAAAATGCAATGGTAAACAAAGGCTCAGTAGAAATTACAAAAGTGGATAAAGAAAGCGGCGCAGTATTAGCGGGTGTCGAATTTGAAGTCCAAGATGAAAAAGGCAAAGTGGTGAAAAAGGTAACGACAGATAAAGATGGAAAAGCGAATGTCTCAGACTTATCAGTAGGAAATTACAAATTAGTAGAGACGAAAAGCTTACCAGGTTACAAAAAACTAACAGAGCCAGTATCATTTGAAATTAAAAAGGGTATGACAGAAGTCTTATCATTGAAAGTAGAAAATGAGCAGTTAGATAAAGGCTCAGTAGAAATTATAAAAGTAGATAAAGACAGCCAAAAAGCATTAGCAGGCGTAGTCTTCGAAGTCCAAGATGAAAAAGGCAAAGTGGTGAAAAAGGTAACGACAGATAAAGATGGAAAAGCGAATGTCTCAGACTTATCAGTAGGAAAATACAAATTAGTAGAGACGGAAAGCTTACCAGGTTACAAAAAACTAACAGAGCCAGTATCATTCGAAATTAAAAAAGGTATGACAGAAGTCTTATCATTGAAAGTAGAAAATGAGCAGTTAGATAAAGGCTCAGTAGAAATTACAAAAGTAGATAAAGACAGCCAAAAAGCATTAGAAGGTGTAGTCTTCGAAGTGCAAGATGAAGCTGGAAAAGTAATAAAGAAATTAACAACAGATAAAAATGGAAAAGCAAAAGTTGCAGACCTATCAGTAGGAAAGTACAAACTAGTAGAAGTAGAAAGTTTACCAGGCTATAAGAAACTAACAGAGCCAGTATCATTTGAAATCAAAAAAGGCATGATTGAGGTACTATCATTAAAAATAGAAAATGAAATGGTAGATACGGGAAATGTAGAGATCACAAAGATAGATAAAGATAATAAGGCACCGTTAGCGGGAGTAACGTTTGTTGTCCAAGATGAAAAGGGCAATGAGGTGAAAAAAGTAACGACAGATAAAGATGGAAAAGCAAATGTTTCAGATTTACCTGTAGGAAAGTATGAATTAGTAGAGGTAGAAAGTTTACCTGGTTATAAAAAGTTAGAAAAACCAGTATCATTTGAAATTAAAAAAGGTATGACGAAGTCTTTAACATTTACTGTAGAAAATGAAATGGTAGATACAGGGGATGTAGAGATCACAAAGATAGACAAAGATAGTAAAGCGCCATTACAAGGTGTTGTGTTTGAAGTACGTGATTCAAAAGGGAAAGTAGTTACTAAAGTAACAACGGATAAAGATGGAAAAGCAAATGTTTCAGATTTATCTATTGGAAAGTATGAGTTGGTAGAAGTAGAAACACCAGCAGGATACAAACCGCTAGAAAAACCAATTTCATTCGAAATTGAAAAAGGTAGAGTAACAGCATTACAATTAACTGTCGAAAATGAATTAGTGGATTCAGGAAATGTAGAAATTACAAAAGTAGACAAAGAAAATAAAGATGCTTTAGCGGATGCCGTATTTGAGATTCAAGATGAAGCAGGACAAGTGGTTGCTAAAATAACGACAGATAAAAAAGGGCACGCACAAGTTACTAATTTATCAGTTGGAACATACAAGTTGGTAGAAGTAAAAGCACCAAAAGGATATAAGCAATTAGTAGATCCGATTACTTTCCAAATTGAAAAAGGCATGACAAAATCTCTTACTTTAACAGTAGAAAACGAAATGTTAGACAAGGGTAACGTAGAAATTACAAAAGTAGATAAAGACAGCCAAAAAGCATTAGCAGGCGTAGTCTTTGAAGTACAAGATGAAGCAGGCAAAGTAGTAACAGAAGTAACGACAGATAAAGAAGGAAAAGCAAAAGTCTCAGACTTATCTGTAGGAAAGTACAAATTAGTAGAAAAAGCAGGCTTACCAGGCTACAAAAAACTAACAGAACCAGTATCGTTCGAAATCAAAAAAGGTATGACGAAAGTTTTATCATTGAAGGTAGAGAACGAACTATTAGATAAAGGTTCAGTAGAAATTACAAAAGTGGACAAAGAAAGTGGCGCAGTATTAGCGGGCGTAACCTTCGAAGTGCAAGATGAAAAAGATAAAGTAGTAACAAAAGTAACAACGGATAAAGATGGAAAAGCAACAATTTCAGATTTATCCGTAGGGAAATATAAGCTAGTAGAGGTAGAAAGCTTACCAGGATATAAAAAACTAGCGAAACCAGTATCATTCGAAATTAAAAAAGGTATGACAGAAGTTTTATCAATAAAAGTAGAGAACGAATTATTAGATAAAGGTTCAGTAGAAATCACAAAAGTAGACAAAGATAGCCAAAAAGTATTAGAAGGCGTAGTCTTCGAAGTACAAGATGAGCAAGGCAAAGTAGTAACAGAAGTAACGACAGATAAAGAAGGAAAAGCAACAATTTCAGATTTATCTGTAGGTAAGTACAAATTAGTAGAGAAAGAAAACTTACCAGGATACAAAAAATTAACAGAACCAGTATCATTCGAAATTAAAAAAGGTATGACGACAGTCCTATCGGTGAAAGTAGAGAATGAACTAGTAGACAAAGGTTCAGTAGAAATTACAAAAGTAGATAAAGACAGCCAGAAGACATTAGCAGGCGTAGTCTTTGAAGTACAAGATGAAGCAGGCAAAGTAGTAACAGAAGTAACGACAGATAAAGAAGGAAAAGCAAAAGTCTCAGACTTATCTGTAGGCAAGTACAAATTAGTAGAAAAAGCAGGATTACCGGGATACAAAAAACTAACAGAGCCAGTATCGTTCGAAATTAAAAAAGGTATGACGACAGTCCTATCGGTGAAAGTAGAGAACGAACTGTTAGATAAAGGTTCAGTAGAAATTACAAAAGTGGACAAAGAAAGTGGCGCAGTATTAGCGGGCGTAACCTTCGAAGTACAAGATGAAAAAGATAAAGTAGTAACAAAAGTAACAACAGATAAGGATGGAAAAGCAACAATTTCAGATTTATCAGTAGGGAAATATAAGCTAGTAGAGGTAGAAAGCTTACCAGGCTACAAAAAACTAGCGAAACCAGTATCGTTCGAAATCAAAAAAGGTATGACGAAAGTTTTATCACTGAAAGTAGAGAACGAACTAGTAGATAAAGGTTCAGTAGAAATTACAAAAGTGGACAAAGAAAGTGGCGCAGCATTGGCAGGCGTAACCTTCGAAGTGCAAGATGAAAAAGATAAAGTAGTAACGAAAGTAACGACAGATAAAGATGGAAAAGCAACAATTTTAGATTTATCAGTAGGAAAATATAAGCTAGTAGAGGTAGAAAGTTTACCAGGATACAAAAAACTAGCGAAACCAGTATCGTTCGAAATTACAAAAGGTATGACAGAAGTCTTATCACTGAAAGTAGAGAACGAACTAGTAGACAAAGGTTCAGTAGAAATTACAAAAGTAGATAAAGACAGCCAGAAGACATTAGCAGGCGTAGTCTTTGAAATTCAAGATGAAAAAGATAAAGTAGTAACGAAAGTAACGACAGATAAAGAAGGAAAAGTAAAAGTTTCAGATCTATCTGTAGGAAGTTACAAACTAGTAGAGGTAGAAAGCTTACCAGGATATAAAAAACTAACAGAACCAGTATCATTCGAGATTAAAAAAGGTATGACAGAAGTTCTATCATTAAAAATAGAAAATGAAATGATAGATACGGGAAATGTAGAGATAGCGAAGATAGATAAAGATAATAAGGCACCGTTAGCAGGTGTAGTCTTCGAAGTGCAAGATGAAACTGGAAAAGTAGTAACAAAAGTAACGACAGATAAAGATGGAAAAGCAAACGTTTCAGATTTATCAGTAGGAAAGTACAAACTAGTAGAAGTAGAGAACTTACCAGGCTATAAAAAATTAGAAAAGCCGGTACCGTTTGAAATTAAAAAAGGTATGACGAAATCTCTAGTGTTCACTGTAGAAAATGAAATGGTGGATACGGGGAATGTAGAAATTACAAAAATAGATAAAGATAGTAAAGCGCCATTAGAAGGTGTTGTATTTGAAGTACGTGATTCAAAAGGTAAAGTAGTAGCGAAAGTAACAACGGATAAATCTGGAAAGGCAAATGTTTCAGATCTATCTATTGGGAAGTATGAGTTGGTAGAAGTAGAAACACCAGCAGGATACAAACCACTTGAAAAACCAATTTCATTCGAAATTGAAAAGGGTAGAATAACAGCATTAAAGTTAACTGTCGAAAATGAATTAGTGGATACAGGAAATGTAGAAATTACAAAAGTAGACAAAGAAAATAAAGACGCTTTAGCTGATGCAGTATTTGAAATTCAAGATGAAGCAGGAAACGTAGTTTCAAAAGTAGCGACAGATAAAGAAGGGAAAGTAAAAGTTACTAATTTATCAGTTGGCACATACAAATTAGTCGAAGTAAAAGCACCAAAAGGTTATAAGTTACTAGTAGATCCGATTACTTTCCAAATTGAAAAAGGCATGACAAAATTACTAGATTTAAAAGTCGAAAATGAAATGATTGATACAGGATCTGTAGAAATCACAAAAGTAGACAAAGATAGCCAAAAAGTATTAGAAGGCGTAGTCTTCGAAGTACAAGATGAGCAAGGCAAAGTAGTAACAGAAGTAACGACAGATAAAGAAGGAAAAGCAACAATTTCAGATTTATCTGTAGGTAAGTACAAATTAGTAGAGAAAGAAAACTTACCAGGATACAAAAAATTAACAGAACCAGTATCATTTGAAATTAAAAAAGGTATGACAGAAGTCCTATCGTTGAAAGTGGAGAATGAGCAGTTAGATAAAGGCTCAGTAGAAATTACAAAAGTGGACAAAGAAAGTGGTGCAGTATTAGCGGGCGTAACTTTTGAAGTACAAGATGAAAAAGGTAAAGTAGTAACAAAAGTAACGACAGATAAAGAAGGAAAAGTAAAAGTTTCAGATTTATCTGTAGGAAGTTACAAACTAGTAGAGGTAGAAAGCTTACCAGGCTACAAAAAACTAACAGAACCAGTATCATTCGAGATTACAAAAGGTATGACGAAAGTTTTATCATTGAAAGTAGAGAATGAACTATTAGACAAAGGTTCAGTGGAAATTACAAAAATGGCTGCTGAAAGCAAGAATATATTATCAGGAGCTGTGTTTGAAGTACAAGATGAAAAAGGTAAAGTAGTAGCGAGAGTAACAACAGATAAAGAAGGAAAAGCAAAAGTCTCAGATCTATCTGTAGGTAACTATACACTTGTAGAAGTAGAAGCACCAAAAGGATATGAAAAATTAACTAATCCAATTCCATTTGAAATTACAAAAGGAATGATAAGTTCAGTTCAATTAGAAGTATTAAACAAATTGATTCCTTTAGCACCACCAGGTCCAGAAAAACCGGAAACAACAGAACCAGAGAAGCCTGAAACACCAGGTCCAGAAAAACCGGAAACAACAGAACCAGAGAAGCCTGAAACACCAGGTCCAGAAAAACCGGAAACAACAGAACCAGAGAAGCCTGGAACAACAGATCCAGAAAAACCTGGAACAACGAATCCAGAGAAACCTGGAACAACGAATCCAGAGAAGCCTGGAACAACGAACCCAGAGAAGCCTGAAAAAGAATTACCGAAGACAGGGCAGAAAATGCCTGTGGAACCATATATGGGAGCACTTCTTGTAATGATGAGTTTTGGCTTACTTGTATTAGGTAGAAAAAAACAGAGATAA
- a CDS encoding PH domain-containing protein, which yields MDPLKNEIHPDMIKVWKTRSLIELGISIIVILAYLFFMIKFNWWAWIFYVLIGLTIVYTPFDYFTFPKLRQRYYSYQLNEEELEIQHGLFVVKRVLVPMIRVQHVTIEQGPIMRRHGLAELHISTAATSHSIPGLTMYEAEMLKTRIAELAKVSDEDV from the coding sequence ATGGATCCATTGAAAAATGAAATTCACCCTGACATGATCAAGGTGTGGAAAACGCGTTCCTTAATTGAGCTAGGAATTAGTATTATAGTCATTTTGGCATATCTTTTCTTTATGATTAAGTTTAATTGGTGGGCTTGGATTTTCTATGTGCTCATCGGATTAACAATTGTATATACGCCGTTTGATTACTTTACGTTTCCGAAACTACGTCAGCGTTATTATAGCTATCAATTAAATGAAGAAGAGCTTGAAATTCAGCACGGTCTTTTCGTAGTGAAGCGTGTATTAGTACCGATGATTCGTGTACAGCACGTTACGATTGAACAAGGGCCAATTATGAGAAGACACGGATTAGCAGAATTACATATTTCAACGGCAGCAACTTCTCATAGTATTCCAGGCTTAACGATGTATGAAGCAGAAATGCTGAAAACGAGAATCGCAGAATTAGCGAAAGTGAGTGATGAGGATGTATAA
- a CDS encoding TetR family transcriptional regulator translates to MSTSITRQKILSAASQIVQYKGVAKLTLESVAKEAGVSKGGLLYHFSNKEALIEGMILKGVADYEGAIHNKVEEDPERKGRWVRSFVEERLSNERRTEELSSSMMAALMLKPELLEPLQQAFQQLQTKIENDEMDSVCATIIRLAADGLWYSECLGVGRLSPELREKVIQALIDNSYKYNI, encoded by the coding sequence ATGAGTACAAGCATAACACGGCAAAAAATTTTATCGGCCGCTTCTCAAATTGTGCAATATAAAGGGGTTGCTAAATTAACCTTAGAATCAGTAGCAAAAGAAGCGGGTGTAAGTAAAGGTGGACTGTTGTATCACTTTTCAAATAAAGAAGCTTTAATAGAAGGTATGATACTTAAAGGCGTAGCGGATTATGAGGGTGCTATTCACAATAAAGTAGAGGAAGACCCAGAGAGGAAAGGAAGATGGGTTCGCTCTTTTGTAGAGGAAAGATTAAGTAATGAGAGGAGAACAGAAGAGTTGTCTAGTAGTATGATGGCAGCATTAATGCTAAAACCTGAACTACTTGAGCCATTACAACAAGCATTTCAGCAATTGCAAACTAAAATAGAAAATGATGAAATGGATTCAGTTTGTGCAACAATTATTAGATTAGCAGCAGATGGGTTATGGTATTCGGAATGTTTAGGGGTTGGAAGACTAAGCCCCGAATTAAGAGAAAAAGTGATTCAAGCCCTTATTGATAATTCCTATAAATATAATATATAA
- a CDS encoding PH domain-containing protein, which yields MYKRQHPITMLLELKITDFIPLLIFMFSLNGKFPFWYLIPAGFGLLTVFSAFEKWYYTTYWVENNVLHVKQGLFVKKESYLNKERVQTINTSSNVLYQMLGLKKIKIETAGGGDDAEVSLAGITVEEATELISLLNEPTPEVKAEETLEEVVEKEVITEEKQATEYKLTWKEILIASITSGQFGLLFSLIFFVYNQVDEYIPKWIKNRVESYVMDHDIYGWIYMVAILLVISWIISTIGYALKHGNFTVNRKNDEVRISQGLLERKELVLKLHRIQGITIKEGILRQPFGYCAVQVEVIQSEGKEEKVTLHPIIRKDRVQELLAHLQLPYELNTNIIALPKAALRRYLIDSFIFFAMLAIPLTGISIYFEKYYIMWALLPLAILIFTLGYATFKTNGYGVNGEQITIIHRSIGKHTGLVRRRHVQSIEKTQSYFQRRADLCTYTFSSASSNYKLEHTRVEDAERMLDWYKKRISEN from the coding sequence ATGTATAAGAGGCAGCATCCCATTACGATGTTATTAGAATTAAAAATAACAGATTTTATACCATTACTTATTTTCATGTTTAGTTTAAACGGAAAGTTCCCATTTTGGTATTTAATTCCCGCTGGATTCGGTTTACTCACCGTTTTTTCAGCGTTTGAAAAATGGTATTACACAACATATTGGGTTGAAAATAACGTATTACATGTTAAACAAGGGCTCTTTGTGAAAAAGGAGAGTTACTTAAATAAAGAACGTGTCCAAACGATAAACACAAGTTCTAACGTGTTATATCAAATGCTCGGTTTAAAGAAAATTAAGATTGAAACAGCTGGCGGAGGCGATGATGCAGAAGTTAGCTTAGCTGGTATTACAGTAGAAGAGGCGACGGAGCTTATTTCCTTGCTAAATGAGCCAACTCCAGAAGTGAAAGCAGAAGAAACGTTAGAAGAAGTAGTAGAAAAAGAAGTCATTACAGAGGAGAAGCAAGCGACAGAATACAAATTAACGTGGAAAGAGATTTTAATAGCGTCTATTACATCTGGTCAATTTGGATTATTATTCTCTTTAATATTCTTCGTTTATAACCAAGTGGACGAGTACATTCCGAAATGGATCAAAAATAGAGTAGAGTCCTATGTAATGGACCATGATATATATGGCTGGATTTACATGGTAGCCATTTTGCTTGTCATTTCTTGGATTATATCCACAATCGGTTATGCGTTAAAGCATGGTAACTTCACAGTAAATCGAAAAAATGATGAAGTGCGTATTTCCCAAGGGTTACTTGAGAGAAAAGAACTCGTATTAAAACTGCATCGTATTCAAGGGATTACGATAAAAGAAGGCATTTTACGCCAACCGTTCGGTTATTGTGCTGTGCAAGTAGAAGTCATCCAAAGTGAGGGAAAAGAAGAAAAAGTTACACTGCATCCGATTATTCGCAAAGATCGTGTGCAAGAGTTACTCGCTCATTTACAATTGCCATATGAACTGAATACAAACATTATTGCATTACCAAAAGCAGCCTTGCGCCGTTATTTAATTGATAGTTTCATTTTCTTTGCAATGCTAGCAATCCCGCTTACTGGGATAAGCATATACTTTGAAAAGTATTACATCATGTGGGCGTTACTACCACTTGCTATCCTCATCTTTACACTTGGATATGCAACATTTAAAACAAATGGTTACGGCGTAAACGGAGAACAAATTACGATTATACATCGTAGTATTGGGAAACATACAGGACTTGTAAGAAGAAGACACGTCCAATCAATTGAAAAAACACAATCATATTTCCAGCGCCGAGCGGATTTATGTACGTATACGTTTTCTAGTGCATCATCGAATTATAAACTAGAGCATACGAGAGTAGAAGATGCGGAGAGAATGCTGGATTGGTATAAGAAGAGAATAAGTGAGAATTAA